A stretch of the Aspergillus puulaauensis MK2 DNA, chromosome 6, nearly complete sequence genome encodes the following:
- the SEO1_3 gene encoding MFS transporter (Seo1) (COG:G;~EggNog:ENOG410PFST;~InterPro:IPR011701,IPR036259;~PFAM:PF07690;~TransMembrane:10 (i12-33o39-56i68-88o135-157i210-231o251-270i277-299o305-325i337-359o371-394i);~go_function: GO:0022857 - transmembrane transporter activity [Evidence IEA];~go_process: GO:0055085 - transmembrane transport [Evidence IEA]), protein MKEDLRFEENQLVNIQAMYTAGVAIGGIPLIYLLPRFPVNWTIPALELGWGLFTLLQYRTTSYAEIRAYRFFVGIFEAGFFPGVNYVLGSWYRADELGRRGGMFYSGQMLGNLTAGLLQSAASSHLNGVHGLAGWRWAFILDAIITFPVALLGFLVWPGTPAKPNRWVLTKQDVAFARRRLEADQNDIEEEATIKRRSTRQFLREYLWDWKFWGLTMWYTILCNTASLQYGGYLLWLKSLGRYSVPKVNQLGTTSPAIGILFVLGANFTSDLALGPLLTMTVAVTWNLVSIVILAIWSVPEGAKWFAFNSLYVQVAPASLFYGWFNEILRRDSLGRSATLMLSYMIAQSSTAGTSVAVFPTSEGPRFLKGWTFAGAMSVVFIVYTWGVVLPLSVKEEKKYAQKDSASTASVEQVGDGSDPAAKGIAA, encoded by the exons ATGAAAGAGGATCTCCGGTTCGAAGAAAACCAGCTGGTCAACATACAAGCAATGTATACAGCAGGTGTGGCAATAGGCGGGATCCCCTTGATCTACCTCCTCCCCCGATTTCCCGTGAATTGGACAATTCCTGCGCTTGAGCTAGGCTGGGGACTGTTTACTCTTTTGCAGTATCGGACTACTTCATACGCCGAGATCAGAGCCTATAGATTCTTTGTTGGTATTTTCGAG GCCGGCTTCTTTCCCGGAGTCAACTACGTGCTTGGCTCATGGTATCGAGCCGATGAACTCGGTCGACGTGGTGGCATGTTCTACAGTGGCCAAATGCTTGGAAACCTCACCGCCGGTCTGCTTCAGagcgctgcttcttctcatcTGAACGGTGTCCATGGCCTTGCCGGATGGCG CTGGGCATTTATACTCGATGCCATCATCACGTTCCCCGTGGCCCTTCTCGGCTTTCTGGTCTGGCCCGGCACTCCCGCAAAGCCAAACCGATGGGTTCTGACCAAGCAAGACGTTGCCTTCGCTCGAAGACGCCTCGAAGCTGATCAAAATGACATTGAGGAAGAAGCCACAATCAAAAGGAGGAGTACCCGCCAGTTCCTGCGCGAGTACCTCTGGGACTGGAAGTTCTGGGGCCTGACCATGTGGTATACGATCTTATGCAACACGGCATCTCTTCAGTACGGCGGCTATCTTCTATGGCTCAAGAGCCTGGGCCGATACTCTGTCCCTAAGGTTAATCAATTGGGGACCACCTCGCCTGCCATAGGCATCCTCTTTGTGCTTGGGGCCAACTTTACCTCGGATCTTGCCTTAGGTCCTCTGCTGACCATGACTGTAGCAGTAACCTGGAATCTAGTTTCGATagtcatcctcgccatctggagcGTTCCAGAGGGCGCGAAGTGGTTTGCATTCAACAGTCTCTACGTCCAGGTTGCCCCCGCATCTCTGTTCTACGGCTGGTTCAACGAGATCCTGCGCAGGGACTCTCTTGGCCGCTCGGCCACTCTGATGCTGTCCTACATGATTGCGCAAAGCAGTACTGCTGGGACCAGTGTGGCCGTGTTCCCGACCTCTGAAGGCCCTCGTTTCCTCAAAGGCTGGACCTTTGCTGGTGCCATGTCTGTGGTCTTTATCGTCTACACGTGGGGTGTAGTGCTACCATTGTcagtgaaggaggagaagaaataTGCCCAGAAGGACAGTGCCAGCACTGCGAGTGTTGAGCAGGTTGGTGACGGCTCTGATCCGGCTGCAAAGGGTATTGCGGCTTGA
- a CDS encoding cytochrome P450 (COG:Q;~EggNog:ENOG410PFCN;~InterPro:IPR001128,IPR002403,IPR036396;~PFAM:PF00067;~TransMembrane:1 (i160-185o);~go_function: GO:0004497 - monooxygenase activity [Evidence IEA];~go_function: GO:0005506 - iron ion binding [Evidence IEA];~go_function: GO:0016705 - oxidoreductase activity, acting on paired donors, with incorporation or reduction of molecular oxygen [Evidence IEA];~go_function: GO:0020037 - heme binding [Evidence IEA];~go_process: GO:0055114 - oxidation-reduction process [Evidence IEA]) translates to MTPRAVRHYTPLLQRSVDKVFRVLDIFDEKKEAFNVYHLTAKLASQAICQLVLGVDLHHFDEVDSPMHPIIVLLQRYLTLNRRVQTKGAWYSYLRDLAALQSTRSELYGLIEEAVIACQERNGGTADDLPIETAALHAACLVDYLARATDEYGNKLHHEYILSSTLALVSAGFVTSSAFLSWLIYSLVTYPEQQDRLLQEVLDHGATSEKQWTYDEIQAMPFLDAFVKETQRMHSPSFQPARNVKQDIILPGGWSLPRGSILIPSIPHLHRHTAHWENADRFDADRWSTDQVKNRHRSVYVPFAAGPRGCIGFNVALQEVKVALAELTYRYCFVNATEEAIEYDPDFIVIRPVNFYARATRRTHWPSRS, encoded by the exons ATGACCCCGCGAGCTGTTCGCCACTATACTCCTCTACTTCAACGGTCCGTGGACAAGGTGTTTCGTGTCTTGGACATATTTgatgaaaagaaagaggCCTTCAATGTCTACCACCTGACGGCCAAGCTGGCCTCCCAGGCCATCTGCCAGCTGGTCCTTGGAGTTGATCTCCATCATTTCGACGAGGTGGATAGCCCTATGCACCCTATTATTGTCCTCCTTCAGCGCTACCTTACGCTCAACCGGCGCGTGCAAACAAAAGGGGCTTGGTATTCTTACCTGC GAGACCTTGCCGCCCTTCAAAGCACCCGAAGCGAGCTATACGGTCTCATCGAGGAAGCCGTCATAGCCTGTCAGGAGAGGAACGGTGGGACAGCCGACGACCTTCCTATTGAGACTGCTGCACTTCACGCAGCCTGTCTCGTGGACTACCTAGCGCGAGCAACAGACGAGTATGGAAACAAACTCCATCATGAATACATTCTCAGCAGCACACTCGCCTTGGTGAGCGCGGGATTTGTGACTAGCTCTGCATTTCTGTCGTGGCTAATCTACTCGCTGGTCACATACCCCGAGCAGCAGGACCGGCTCTTACAAGAGGTGCTTGACCACGGCGCCACATCCGAGAAACAATGGACCTACGATGAGATCCAAGCAATGCCGTTCCTCGACGCGTTCGTCAAGGAGACCCAGCGCATGCATAGCCCGTCCTTCCAGCCCGCGCGCAATGTCAAACAGGACATCATTCTCCCGGGGGGTTGGAGCCTGCCTCGTGGTTCGATCCTCATCCCTAGTATCCCTCATTTGCACCGCCATACAGCGCACTGGGAGAATGCAGACCGCTTCGACGCCGACCGCTGGTCAACGGACCAAGTCAAGAATCGCCACCGCAGTGTCTATGTCCCCTTTGCGGCCGGCCCACGCGGCTGTATTGGGTTCAATGTGGCGTTGCAGGAGGTCAAGGTTGCGCTGGCTGAGCTCACGTATCGGTATTGCTTCGTAAACGCCACGGAGGAGGCCATTGAGTACGATCCAGACTTTATTGTCATTCGGCCAGTCAATTTCTACGCTCGTGCAACTCGGCGGACGCATTGGCCGTCGCGGTCTTGA
- a CDS encoding LLM class flavin-dependent oxidoreductase (COG:C;~EggNog:ENOG410PGZ7;~InterPro:IPR011251,IPR016215,IPR036661;~PFAM:PF00296;~go_function: GO:0004497 - monooxygenase activity [Evidence IEA];~go_function: GO:0016705 - oxidoreductase activity, acting on paired donors, with incorporation or reduction of molecular oxygen [Evidence IEA];~go_process: GO:0055114 - oxidation-reduction process [Evidence IEA]) codes for MSGNAANNVDLSRKQILLNAFDMSTVGHLSPGQWKDPDDRSATKRSLDYWTNLAKLLERGNFNALFLADVLGGYDTYESKADNAIRRAAQWPMTDPVIPISAMAAVTKNLAFAITSSTSFEAPFVLAKRFATLDHLTNGRIGWNIVTSWNKTTFKALGFPQGIEHDERYAQAQEYLRALYKLWEGSWADDALSPDPERDVYVNPEKVRQINHSGKYYHLESRFIVDPSPQRTPFLFQAGTSSAGSAFAATHAEAIFVSSHSPEVLRPKIDKIRGQAAELGRDPRSLKFFATLTPIIGRTDEEAREKHDRARKYASTVGALALFSGWSGIDMSKIPIDQEISTADSEEAFKVTSTLSSLSANSVDIPRWTPRLVAEHVSLGGLGPLVVGSPSTVADTMERWMSEAGLDGFNIGYVTTPGTFEDVVDLLIPELQRRGVYPSQAKEGLTAREKIYGQGQSKLRDDHIGSRYKYDVYKEDQSGG; via the exons ATGTCCGGCAACGCCGCCAACAATGTGGACCTATCTAGGAAGCAGATACTCCTGAATGCCTTCGACATGTCCACCGTTGGGCACCTGTCTCCCGGGCAGTGGAAG GATCCAGATGATCGGTCGGCGACAAAGCGTAGTCTTGATTATTGGACCAACCTTGCCAAGCTGCTGGAGAGAGGGAACTTCAACGCTCTATTCCTGGCGGATGTGCTAGGGGGATATGACACGTATGAGTCCAAAGCGGACAATGCAATTCGAAGAGCTGCCCAGTGGCCCATGACTGATCCTGTTATA CCGATTTCTGCCATGGCTGCCGTGACCAAGAACCTTGCATTTGCCATAACTTCGTCGACTTCGTTTGAAGCCCCCTTCGTGCTTGCAAAGCGGTTTGCCACGCTTGACCATCTCACTAATGGCCGGATCGGGTGGAATATCGTCACGTCATGGAACAAAACGACGTTCAAGGCCCTTGGGTTCCCACAGGGGATTGAGCATGACGAACGTTACGCCCAGGCACAGGAGTACCTCCGTGCGTTGTACAA ACTCTGGGAGGGGTCCTGGGCAGACGATGCCCTCTCCCCGGATCCAGAGAGAGATGTCTATGTCAATCCAGAGAAAGTCCGCCAGATCAACCACAGCGGCAAATACTACCATCTCGAGTCCAGATTTATTGTCGACCCATCACCGCAGCGAACAccattcctcttccaggccggAACGTCCTCTGCAGGGTCCGCCTTTGCAGCAACCCATGCAGAAGCTATCTTCGTCTCATCACATTCTCCAGAAGTGCTGCGACCCAAGATAGACAAGATCCGAGGCCAGGCCGCCGAACTGGGCCGTGATCCGCGATCTTTGAAATTCTTCGCTACTTTGACTCCCATAATCGGCAGAACAGACGAGGAGGCCCGCGAGAAACACGATCGGGCCCGGAAATATGCATCGACAGTTGGAGCCTTGGCCCTATTCAGTGGCTGGTCGGGGATTGACATGTCTAAGATCCCAATAGATCAGGAGATCAGTACAGCAGATTCGGAAGAAGCATTCAAGGTTACAAGCACATTGTCGTCGCTTTCTGCGAACAGCGTTGATATCCCACGTTGGACTCCGCGTCTGGTGGCTGAACATGTGTCCTTGGGGGGCCTTGGACCTCTGGTTGTTGGCTCGCCGTCCACAGTTGCAGATACAATGGAGCGATGGATGAGTGAGGCTGGTCTGGATGGCTTCAATATTGGCTACGTGACGACCCCTGGCACATTCGAGGATGTGGTTGATCTGCTGATCCCTGAGCTTCAGCGCCGTGGAGTATATCCATCTCAGGCGAAGGAGGGGCTCACGGCGCGGGAGAAGATCTATGGACAGGGACAAAGCAAGCTAAGAGACGATCATATTGGAAGTAGATATAAATACGATGTATACAAGGAGGACCAAAGTGGTGGGTAG
- the SSC1_2 gene encoding cation:proton antiporter (COG:P;~EggNog:ENOG410PMVB;~InterPro:IPR006153;~PFAM:PF00999;~TransMembrane:13 (o12-29i36-54o66-84i96-115o121-140i152-171o183-205i226-245o265-293i341-358o370-393i432-453o465-487i);~go_component: GO:0016021 - integral component of membrane [Evidence IEA];~go_function: GO:0015299 - solute:proton antiporter activity [Evidence IEA];~go_process: GO:0006812 - cation transport [Evidence IEA];~go_process: GO:0055085 - transmembrane transport [Evidence IEA]), translating to MADGFLPYHEPGIVEILIIVSFFFILSLAEWASAKIIRAGIIGHIAVGIIYGKPLADILELDWQKTFLSLGYVGLILIIFEGGLSARLDLLKANLGLSMLGAATGVCFPVGLSYLLLYLGFGYGAVETFIIGAALSATSLGKYERLSATLRISSALCLYYLGTTFAVISSASSTVDLAQTRVGSVLVSAAVIDDVVGLVMASVIGNLSQLEGGDDINLGWLIGRPIVASIAMAIVTPIVTKYLFAPLFRRVIEHHFARFDHISNIILMTLSLSAFITIAAYAGTSVLFGAFLAGTFLTYIPSKHPDGPFVVMSREEGEKFAHKSPTFVHTFERYLMDVQKYLMEPLFFASIGFAIPFVQLWTGKRIWRGIVYTLLMVFAKFVVGVWVPLWGCWSIRKRQQKSGQGDSCVDEDNQAVQGNAENRNRMTTWLSALLLGSAMVARGEIGLLIIEIGYNQTSYVTEEGFITGVWAILLNTIIGPATVGILVKLCGRRIGEGEWGLQHPVVAEQETERPARRASV from the exons ATGGCGGACGGCTTTCTTCCTTACCATGAGCCAGGAA TTGTCGAGATCCTAATTATagtctctttcttttttatccTGTCCTTGGCAGAATGGGCGTCTGCGAAGATCATCCGCGCCGGCATCATCGGCCATATTGCGGTTGGCATCATCTACGGGAAACCTCTCGCTGATATTCTCGAGTTGGATTGGCAGAAAACTTTCCTCTCTCTCGGCTATGTTGGCTTAATTCTCATTATATTTGAAG GCGGTCTTAGCGCCCGCCTTGATCTTTTGAAGGCGAACTTGGGGCTGAGTATGCTCGGTGCAGCCACAGGCGTTTGCTTTCCTGTTGGCCTTTCTTACCTGCTTCTCTATCTCGGGTTTGGATATG GTGCTGTGGAAACATTCATCATCGGAGCAGCGCTGTCAGCAACCTCTCTTGGTAAGTACGAGAGACTCTCCGCCACTTTGAGGATCTCTTCGGCTTTATGTTTATACTACCTAGGTACGACATTTGCGGtgatttcttctgcttctagTACTGTGGATCTCGCGCAGACTCGAGTTGGCTCTGTCCTGGTCAGCGCAGCTGTCATTGACGATGTGGTCGGACTTGTCATGGCAAG TGTCATCGGAAACCTCAGTCAACTGGAGGGAGGCGATGATATAAATCTCGGCTGGCTTATTGGCCGTCCTATTGTGGCTTCGATAGCGATGGCGATTGTCACTCCTATTGTGACAAAGTATCTCTTCGCGCCGCTCTTTCGGCGTGTTATTGAACACCATTTTGCGCGATTCGACCACATCTCCAATATTATACTGATGACTCTGTCTCTATCGGCATTTATAACCATTGCTGCATATGCTGGGACATCCGTTCTCTTCGGTGCCTTCTTGGCCGGCACATTTTTGACGTATATACCAAGCAAGCATCCCGACGGACCATTTGTCGTCATGAgccgagaagaaggcgaaaagTTTGCACATAAGAGCCCTACCTTCGTCCATACTTTTGAACGCTACCTCATGGATGTCCAAAAGTACCTTATGGAGCCTTTGTTTTTCGCTAGTATTGGTTTTGCCATCCCCTTTGTGCAGCTTTGGACAGGCAAGAGAATATGGCGAGGCATCGTCTACACCCTTCTGATGGTGTTTGCCAAG TTTGTTGTCGGTGTGTGGGTACCGCTATGGGGTTGTTGGTCCATTCGCAAGCGACAGCAGAAATCCGGTCAGGGAGATAGTTGCGTCGACGAAGACAACCAGGCGGTCCAGGGAAACGCGGAAAATAGAAACAGGATGACAACATGGCTTTCTGCATTACTCTTGGGGTCTGCGATGGTAGCGCGGGGCGAAATCGGACTTCTGATTATTGAAATCGGATATAATCAGACATCATACGTTACTGAGGAGGGCTTCATAACTGGAGTGTGGGCAATCCTGCTTAATACGATAATTGGGCCTGCCACGGTTGGAATTCTGGTCAAGCTCTGCGGTAGGCGTATAGGAGAAGGCGAATGGGGGCTACAGCATCCTGTGGTGGCAGAACAAGAGACTGAGAGACCAGCAAGGCGTGCGTCAGTATGA
- a CDS encoding putative MFS transporter (COG:G;~EggNog:ENOG410PU8R;~InterPro:IPR020846,IPR011701,IPR036259;~PFAM:PF07690;~TransMembrane:14 (i45-64o86-108i115-135o141-162i174-193o205-225i246-270o276-300i320-340o360-378i385-405o417-436i448-473o525-543i);~go_function: GO:0022857 - transmembrane transporter activity [Evidence IEA];~go_process: GO:0055085 - transmembrane transport [Evidence IEA]), with product MSAPDDPKPEVRASDLTNDSEKQESSCASDSEQPKEVQSPRNVHGLLWIALILAIYSSTFLFALDNTIVANIQPAVISSLNGIEKLAWSGVAFVMASSATVLTWLQVFNQFNIKWLYIFSIAVFMGGSAICGAAQSMDMLIGGRVICGIGGVGQYVGVMNFLPRLTTIEERPLYISAMGLTWGAGTVLGPIIGGAFTDSSAGWRWSFYINLVIGGLFAPVYFFLLPSLEPQPAGTSVTDRLKKMDFAGTALLFGAFAAGVIGINFAGAIYPWSEPGIIAAIVLGGALFIVFGIQQTFCIFTNEETRLFPVELVSPRQPLLAVLFICGCCTGVCVTVPTYVIPLYFQFTASDESLQSGVRLLPFVCLLVFSCVTGGYLAGRLGYYIPWYIMGGGLCLIGSALMYTIKPSSSTGATYGYSSLIGLGSGMYLQLGHAVAQAKVKPEKLPAAVAFTTTAQLNGLTFALVISQCVFVNEAAKRIGWVLPNESREVIVGAISGTGSTFVQELDAATKIRVLGAIVTAIDRTYILCIVAGAVTLLATFCMKWERLFIQTAAAG from the exons ATGTCAGCCCCCGACGACCCAAAGCCTGAGGTGCGAGCCTCAGACCTGACTAACGACTCAGAAAAGCAAGAGTCAAGCTGTGCCTCTGACAGTGAGCAACCAAAAGAAGTGCAGAGCCCTCGCAATGTGCATGGGCTGCTATGGATCGCCCTTATCCTGGCTATTTACAGCTCCACCTTTCTCTTCGCACTCGACAATACCATTGTTGCAAACATCCAGCCGGCAGTCATTTCCTCGCTAAACGGTATCGAAAAGCTAGCCTGGTCCGGTGTTGCCTTCGTGATGGCATCTAGCGCCACAGTGCTTACTTGGTTACAAGTCTTCAATCAATTCAACATCAAGTGGCTCtacatcttctccatcgcgGTCTTCATGGGAGGGTCTGCAATTTGTGGTGCAGCACAGTCCATGGATATGCTTATTGGGGGCCGTGTTATATGTGGtattggtggtgttggtcaGTATGTCGGCGTGATGAACTTTCTGCCTCGCTTGACAACAATCGAAGAGCGTCCTTTGTATATCAGTGCCATGGGCTTGACATGGGGTGCAGGGACTGTCCTTGGCCCTATTATCGGCGGCGCCTTTACTGATAGCTCGGCTGGATGGCGGTGGTCCTTCTATATCAACCTCGTCATCGGCGGTCTGTTTGCCCCTGTCTATTTTTTCCTGCTCCCATCATTGGAACCACAGCCCGCGGGAACTTCTGTCACGGACCGGTTAAAGAAAATGGATTTTGCCGGGACAGCCCTACTATTCGGCGCATTCGCAGCAGGGGTGATCGGTATCAACTTCGCCGGCGCAATATATCCCTGGAGCGAACCGGGCATTATTGCGGCGATTGTTCTCGGCGGAGCTCTGTTTATTGTATTCGGAATCCAGCAGACTTTCTGCATATTCACCAACGAGGAAACGCGCCTTTTCCCCGTGGAGCTGGTTTCTCCCCGCCAACCGCTCCTCgctgtcctcttcatctgcgGTTGCTGCACTGGTGTTTGCGTGACAGTGCCGACCTACGTGATTCCGCTCTACTTCCAATTCACGGCATCCGACGAGTCTCTCCAATCCGGTGTTCGCTTACTCCCATTCGTCTGCCTGCTGGTCTTCAGCTGCGTTACCGGGGGATATCTTGCAGGGAGGCTGGGCTACTATATCCCTTGGTATATTATGGGCGGCGGGCTGTGCTTGATCGGCTCCGCCCTTATGTACACCATCAAGCCGAGCAGTAGCACTGGAGCGACATACGGATACAGCTCGCTGATTGGGCTTGGGTCGGGCATGTATTTGCAATTGGGACACGCCGTGGCACAGGCGAAGGTGAAGCCGGAGAAACTTCCAGCAGCGGTGGCCTTTACAACCACTGCACAGCTTAATGGCCTGACCTTCGCACTTGTCATCTCGCAGTGTGTGTTTGTAAACGAGGCGGCGAAAC GTATCGGATGGGTCCTACCAAATGAATCCCGCGAGGTCATCGTCGGGGCAATCTCAGGAACCGGCTCGACATTTGTGCAGGAGCTAGACGCGGCCACCAAGATCAGGGTCCTTGGTGCAATTGTCACTGCTATTGATCGTACCTATATTCTCTGTATTGTGGCAGGGGCAGTCACACTGCTCGCCACATTCTGTATGAAGTGGGAGCGCCTGTTCATCCAGACTGCGGCGGCGGGTTAG
- the SAT4_5 gene encoding serine/threonine-protein kinase HAL4/sat4 (COG:T;~EggNog:ENOG410PG7W;~InterPro:IPR000719,IPR011009,IPR008271;~PFAM:PF07714,PF00069;~go_function: GO:0004672 - protein kinase activity [Evidence IEA];~go_function: GO:0005524 - ATP binding [Evidence IEA];~go_process: GO:0006468 - protein phosphorylation [Evidence IEA]) produces MAAVTQKYGEIETVAGLGTHALVLLSHKVQACNPRLDQYYAVKVFRRGPEQTGLDYKRRVSSEYSITSSLHHQNVIKIFELLPLGYDTLCECMQYCSGGDLHSLIVASRRLCEEEADCFLKQLMRGILYLHEMGIAHRDLKPENLLLTERGCLKISDFGNAECFRLAWEDQVHMSTTRCGSAPYISPEQYLAQPFDPRFADIWAAALVYIAMRAGRNPWKSATVKDECFRDYIDDCKVGRHYFLIKDTSHGQSRGVLNSMLSIDPAHRPGATEILSSQWLQAIRCCQAPNSELST; encoded by the exons ATGGCAGCCGTCACCCAGAAATACGGGGAGATCGAGACTGTTGCTGGGCTTGGGACCCATGCGCTTGTATTGTTGTCGCATAAAGTACAAGCCTGCAATCCCCGTCTCGATCAGTACTATGCTGTAAAGGTCTTCCGTCGCGGACCCGAACAAACCGGGCTCGACTATAAGAGGAGAGTGAGCTCAGAATACTCCATCACCTCCTCCTTGCACCATCAGAATGTTATTAAGATCTTCGAGCTCCTCCCCTTGGGTTACGACACTCTTTGTGAGTGTATGCAATACTGCTCCGGCGGAGATTTACATTCACTCATTGTTGCGTCACGACGGCTGtgtgaagaggaggcagaCTGTTTCCTGAAGCAGCTGATGCGCGGGATCCTCTATCTCCATGAGATGGGGATTGCTCACCGTGATTTGAAGCCGGAAAATCTCCTCCTTACTGAGCGCGGTTGCCTGAAAATCTCTGATTTTGGCAATGCAGAGTGCTTCCGCCTTGCCTGGGAAGATCAAGTTCATATGTCTACCACTCGCTGTGGCTCAGCGCCGTATATCTCCCCGGAGCAGTATCTCGCGCAACCGTTTGATCCCAGATTTGCTGACATTTGGGCCGCCGCTCTCGTTTATATCGCCATGAGAGCTGGGAGAAACCCGTGGAAGTCGGCAACAGTCAAGGATGAATGCTTTCGTGACTACATTGATGATTGCAAAGTTGGAAGACATTATTTCCTTATCAAGGACACATCCCAT GGACAAAGCCGTGGAGTCCTAAACTCCATGTTGAGCATCGATCCCGCGCATCGGCCAGGAGCGACAGAGATCCTTTCTTCTCAGTGGCTTCAGGCGATTCGTTGTTGCCAGGCTCCCAACTCTGAACTGTCTACTTGA